From the Euphorbia lathyris chromosome 6, ddEupLath1.1, whole genome shotgun sequence genome, one window contains:
- the LOC136233119 gene encoding laccase-4-like produces MELAPWIRLLLVVACLFPASVDCMVRHYKFNVVMKKTNRLCSSKSIVTVNGKFPGPTIVAREDDTLLIKVVNHVSYNVSIHWHGVKQLRTGWADGPAYITQCPIQPGQKYVYNFNVTGQRGTLWWHAHVLWLRATVHGAIVILPKRGVPYPFPTPHKEQIILLAEWWKSDVEAVINQATKSGLAPNVSDAHIINGHPGPLPSCPSQGFTLPVDSGKTYMLRIINAALNEELFFKIAGHLLTVVEVDATYVKPFKTDSILIAPGQTTNVLLTADHTSGKYLLAAAPFMDAPIAVDNVTATATLHYSGTLSSSATITTLPPPLNATAIATNFSNALRSLNSKKYPALVPLKIDHNLFFTIGLGVNPCSTCVNGNRVVADINNVTFIMPKIALLQAHFFKIRGVFTDDFPAVPSVTYNYTGTQPTNFQTMNGTRLYRLSYNSTVELVLQDTGMIAAENHPIHLHGFNFFEVGRGIGNFDRKTDPQKFNLIDPVERNTIGVPSGGWVAIRFRADNPGVWFMHCHLEVHTTWGLKMAFVVDNGKGPNQSVLPPPPDLPKC; encoded by the exons ATGGAGTTAGCACCGTGGATTAGACTTTTACTGGTGGTGGCTTGCCTATTTCCGGCATCAGTTGATTGCATGGTTAGGCACTACAAGTTcaat GTGGTGATGAAGAAAACAAATAGATTGTGCTCAAGTAAATCAATAGTAACAGTGAATGGTAAATTTCCAGGACCCACTATTGTTGCAAGAGAAGATGATACTCTTCTTATCAAAGTGGTCAACCATGTCAGCTACAATGTCAGCATCCATTG GCACGGGGTGAAACAACTTCGAACCGGATGGGCAGACGGTCCAGCATACATAACACAGTGTCCAATTCAACCGGGGCAGAAGTACGTGTACAATTTCAATGTAACAGGGCAGAGAGGCACCCTTTGGTGGCATGCTCATGTACTGTGGCTTAGGGCTACTGTCCATGGTGCTATTGTTATATTGCCTAAGCGTGGAGTTCCTTATCCATTTCCAACTCCTCATAAAGAACAAATTATTCTATTGGCTGAATGGTGGAAATCTGATGTTGAAGCTGTTATTAACCAAGCCACCAAATCTGGATTAGCACCTAATGTTTCTGATGCTCACATCATTAATGGTCATCCTGGTCCTCTCCCTTCATGTCCTTCTCAAGGATTCACCTTACCAGTTGATTCTGGGAAAACCTACATGCTTAGAATAATCAATGCTGCACTTAATGAAGAACTCTTTTTCAAAATCGCCGGCCACCTACTCACCGTCGTTGAAGTTGATGCCACCTATGTCAAACCCTTTAAAACTGACTCAATCCTAATCGCCCCAGGCCAAACCACCAACGTTCTTCTCACCGCTGACCACACTTCTGGCAAGTATCTCCTCGCAGCCGCCCCATTCATGGACGCCCCTATCGCAGTAGACAATGTAACTGCCACCGCCACTTTACATTATTCCGGTACCCTTTCTAGTTCGGCCACCATCACCACCCTCCCTCCGCCACTAAACGCCACCGCAATAGCTACAAACTTCTCAAACGCGCTTCGTAGCTTGAACTCCAAGAAATATCCTGCCCTAGTCCCATTAAAAATTGATCATAACCTTTTTTTCACCATAGGACTAGGTGTTAATCCTTGTTCTACTTGTGTTAACGGAAACCGAGTCGTGGCGGATATTAATAATGTAACGTTTATTATGCCTAAGATTGCTCTTCTTCAAGCACATTTCTTCAAGATTCGCGGCGTTTTTACGGACGATTTTCCGGCAGTTCCGTCGGTAACATACAACTATACGGGGACACAGCCTACGAATTTTCAAACAATGAACGGGACGAGGCTTTATAGACTTAGTTATAACTCGACGGTTGAGTTAGTTTTACAAGATACTGGTATGATTGCAGCTGAAAATCATCCAATTCATTTACACGGTTTCAACTTCTTTGAAGTTGGAAGAGGAATTGGTAATTTTGATCGGAAGACAGATCCTCAGAAATTCAATCTTATAGATCCTGTTGAGAGGAATACTATTGGTGTTCCTTCAGGTGGATGGGTTGCTATAAGATTTAGAGCTGATAATCCAGGGGTGTGGTTCATGCATTGTCATTTGGAAGTTCATACAACTTGGGGATTGAAGATGGCTTTTGTGGTTGATAATGGAAAAGGACCAAACCAATCAGTTCTACCTCCTCCACCTGATCTACCCAAATGTTAA